The Cylindrospermopsis curvispora GIHE-G1 genome contains a region encoding:
- a CDS encoding PD-(D/E)XK nuclease family protein, protein MIEAEIKALIQKELPRAIAEEPGVRDFVLRTVSEYYTPRTEFDEKFDRVLNELQRDREEQARKWDEQNRKWDEQNRKWDEQNRKWEENTQRLDRIEAQNSATLEEIQKANRRYESAIGAIGSRWGLYSEASFRNGLKAILGQSFGVEVLNLTLYDQEGEVFGRPEQVELDIIIKNGLTIVCELKSSIDKAGMYVFGRKAEFYAKSQNRVVDRKIVISPMVDERAIPVAKSLGIEIYSYADMVVS, encoded by the coding sequence ATGATAGAGGCTGAAATTAAAGCATTAATCCAAAAAGAATTGCCCAGGGCGATTGCCGAAGAACCGGGGGTACGGGATTTCGTCTTGCGCACGGTGTCAGAATATTACACCCCCCGGACTGAGTTCGACGAAAAATTTGACCGAGTTTTGAATGAGTTACAGCGAGACAGGGAGGAGCAAGCTCGTAAGTGGGATGAGCAAAATCGTAAGTGGGATGAGCAAAATCGTAAATGGGATGAGCAAAATCGCAAATGGGAGGAAAATACTCAACGTCTTGACAGAATCGAAGCTCAGAATAGTGCTACTCTAGAGGAAATCCAGAAGGCTAACCGTCGTTATGAAAGCGCCATTGGTGCTATTGGTTCCCGCTGGGGTCTCTATTCTGAAGCTAGTTTCCGTAATGGACTCAAGGCTATTCTTGGGCAGTCCTTCGGGGTGGAGGTGCTCAATCTTACCCTTTATGACCAGGAGGGGGAAGTATTTGGACGCCCAGAGCAGGTGGAATTGGATATAATTATCAAAAATGGACTGACTATTGTCTGTGAACTTAAATCTTCCATTGACAAAGCTGGTATGTACGTTTTTGGTCGCAAGGCGGAATTCTACGCTAAAAGTCAAAATAGAGTGGTTGACCGTAAAATTGTGATTTCCCCCATGGTGGATGAACGGGCTATACCAGTAGCGAAGTCCCTAGGCATTGAAATATATAGTTACGCTGATATGGTGGTATCATAG
- a CDS encoding PD-(D/E)XK nuclease family protein, with product MIEAEIKALIQKELPRAIAEEPGVRDFVLRTVSEYYTPRTEFDEKFDRVLNELQRDREEQARKWDEQNRKFDAFQAEQAQKWDEQNRKFDAFQAEQAQKWDEQNRKWDEQNRKWEENTQRLDRIEAQNSATLEEIQKANRRYESAIGAIGSRWGLYSEASFRNGLKAILGQSFGVEVLNLTLYDQEGEVFGRPEQVELDIIIKNGLTIVCELKSSIDKAGMYVFGRKAEFYAKSQNRVVDRKIVISPMVDERAIPVAKSLGIEIYSYADMVVS from the coding sequence ATGATAGAGGCTGAAATTAAAGCATTAATCCAAAAAGAATTGCCCCGGGCGATTGCCGAAGAACCGGGGGTGCGGGATTTTGTATTGCGCACGGTGTCAGAATATTACACCCCCCGGACTGAGTTCGACGAAAAATTTGACCGAGTTTTGAATGAGTTACAGCGAGATAGGGAAGAGCAAGCTCGTAAGTGGGATGAGCAAAATCGCAAATTCGATGCTTTTCAAGCTGAGCAAGCTCAAAAGTGGGATGAGCAAAATCGTAAGTTCGATGCTTTTCAAGCTGAGCAAGCTCAAAAGTGGGATGAGCAAAATCGTAAATGGGATGAGCAAAATCGCAAATGGGAGGAAAATACTCAACGTCTTGACAGAATCGAAGCTCAGAATAGTGCTACTCTAGAGGAAATCCAGAAGGCTAACCGTCGTTATGAAAGCGCCATTGGTGCTATTGGTTCCCGCTGGGGTCTCTATTCTGAAGCTAGTTTCCGTAATGGACTCAAGGCTATTCTTGGGCAGTCCTTCGGGGTGGAGGTGCTCAATCTTACCCTTTATGACCAGGAGGGGGAAGTATTTGGACGCCCAGAGCAGGTGGAATTGGATATAATTATCAAAAATGGACTGACTATTGTCTGTGAACTTAAATCTTCCATTGACAAAGCTGGTATGTACGTTTTTGGTCGCAAGGCGGAATTCTACGCTAAAAGTCAAAATAGAGTGGTTGACCGTAAAATTGTGATTTCCCCCATGGTGGATGAACGGGCTATACCAGTAGCGAAGTCCCTAGGCATTGAGATATATAGTTACGCTGATATGGTGGTATCATAG
- a CDS encoding DUF3782 domain-containing protein encodes MTFTDCSRFSFLSGDGLKAILGQSFGVEVLNLTLYDQEGEVFGRPEQVELDIIIKNGLTIVCELKSSIDKAGMYVFGRKAEFYGKSQNRVVDRKIVISPMVDDRAIPVAKFLGIEIYSYADMVVS; translated from the coding sequence TTGACCTTTACTGATTGTAGCAGATTTAGCTTCCTAAGTGGCGATGGACTTAAAGCTATTTTAGGTCAGTCCTTCGGGGTGGAGGTGCTCAATCTCACCCTTTATGACCAGGAGGGGGAAGTATTTGGACGCCCAGAGCAGGTGGAATTGGATATAATTATCAAAAATGGACTGACTATTGTCTGTGAACTTAAGTCTTCCATTGACAAAGCTGGTATGTACGTTTTTGGTCGCAAGGCGGAATTCTACGGTAAAAGTCAAAATAGAGTGGTTGACCGTAAAATTGTGATTTCCCCCATGGTGGATGACCGAGCTATACCAGTAGCGAAATTCCTAGGCATTGAGATATATAGTTACGCTGATATGGTGGTATCATAG
- a CDS encoding class I SAM-dependent methyltransferase — MLLRPEQRLKIDDTDDNLFYDYPRLVTHVDDGFIQQLTDIYRQYLQPKTRIFDMMSSWVSHLPPEVDFDHVEGHGLNPEELARNPRLNHYFVQNINAQPQLPLANQDFHAVINCVSVQYIQYPEAIFSEIHRILKPGGVAIISFSNRMFYQKAIQIWRDGTESSRVELVKRYFASVPGFTTPKVIATRAQAPHLIQQWLGLPGGDPFYAVIAHRAFK, encoded by the coding sequence ATGCTGCTGCGACCAGAACAACGTCTAAAAATAGACGACACCGATGATAACCTATTTTACGACTACCCACGATTGGTAACTCATGTTGATGATGGGTTTATTCAGCAGCTAACCGATATATATCGTCAATATCTGCAACCCAAAACCCGCATTTTTGACATGATGAGTAGCTGGGTATCCCATTTACCACCAGAAGTAGACTTTGACCATGTGGAAGGGCACGGACTAAACCCTGAGGAATTAGCACGCAATCCTCGTTTAAATCACTACTTTGTTCAAAATATCAACGCCCAACCCCAGCTACCACTAGCCAACCAGGATTTTCATGCTGTGATCAATTGCGTTTCTGTGCAGTATATCCAATATCCAGAAGCTATATTTTCAGAAATTCATCGTATTCTCAAACCTGGTGGTGTGGCCATTATTAGTTTTTCCAATCGGATGTTCTATCAGAAGGCAATTCAAATCTGGCGTGATGGCACAGAATCATCCAGAGTAGAGTTAGTCAAACGTTATTTTGCTTCCGTACCCGGTTTTACCACCCCTAAGGTGATTGCTACTAGAGCACAAGCTCCCCATTTAATACAACAATGGTTGGGTTTACCTGGAGGAGACCCATTTTACGCGGTGATAGCTCATCGAGCCTTCAAGTAA
- a CDS encoding RNA-guided endonuclease InsQ/TnpB family protein produces the protein MYGCQQVLIKSDKSITAILEYVCTEAKKLTNCGVYYSRQMYFKTGYIPSRAYLHKQLGTYQKNVHYQALYSDTSQQILTSVAESFKSYIELVKAAKKGEVSQKPKLPNYCKSVMTVATFTGRSLKLIDGMIRFPLGTKVKAWFGIDSFCLPMPSNLDFKSIREVRILPRNRQFYAEFVYQVDEIKSDVDRNNVLGIDHGLNNWLTCVSNLGTSFIVDGLHLKSLNQWYNKSVAKLKSDKQQGFWSNRLAAITEKRNRQMRDAVNKAARIVVNHCIENKIGAIVFGWNKGQKDSIDLGSKNNQKFVQIPTARLKDRIAQLCKQYGIDFIETEESYTSQSSFFDCDNIPKFGEKPEGWEASGKRVSRGVYETSDGFKINADCNGAANILKKVAVMLGINLSGISRGCLSQPQKVRLWTLQKSPCLQTGEA, from the coding sequence ATGTACGGATGCCAACAAGTTCTTATCAAGTCCGATAAATCAATAACAGCCATATTGGAGTACGTCTGCACAGAAGCTAAAAAGCTGACAAATTGTGGCGTTTACTATTCTAGGCAGATGTACTTTAAAACTGGTTATATTCCTAGTAGAGCATATTTGCATAAACAACTAGGAACTTATCAGAAAAACGTTCATTATCAGGCATTGTATTCTGATACTTCTCAACAAATACTAACCAGTGTAGCTGAATCCTTTAAATCATACATTGAGCTAGTAAAAGCTGCAAAAAAGGGCGAAGTTTCCCAAAAACCCAAATTACCTAATTACTGTAAAAGTGTTATGACTGTAGCTACTTTTACGGGCAGGTCATTAAAGTTAATTGATGGGATGATTAGGTTTCCTTTGGGAACAAAAGTTAAGGCATGGTTTGGGATAGATTCTTTTTGTCTACCAATGCCATCTAACCTTGACTTCAAATCAATCAGAGAAGTACGTATTTTACCTAGAAATAGACAATTTTATGCAGAATTTGTCTATCAGGTAGATGAAATAAAATCTGATGTTGATAGAAATAATGTTTTAGGGATTGACCACGGGTTAAATAACTGGTTAACTTGTGTTTCTAATCTGGGAACATCATTTATTGTTGATGGACTTCATTTAAAAAGTTTAAATCAGTGGTACAACAAATCAGTAGCTAAACTTAAAAGTGATAAACAGCAGGGTTTTTGGTCTAACAGATTAGCTGCTATTACCGAAAAAAGAAACCGACAAATGCGTGATGCAGTTAACAAAGCTGCAAGAATAGTCGTTAACCACTGTATTGAAAATAAGATTGGTGCTATTGTTTTTGGATGGAATAAAGGACAAAAAGATAGTATTGATTTGGGGTCTAAAAACAATCAGAAGTTTGTCCAAATTCCCACAGCAAGATTAAAAGACCGTATTGCTCAATTATGTAAACAATACGGAATAGATTTTATTGAAACAGAAGAATCATACACTTCTCAATCATCGTTTTTTGATTGCGACAATATACCTAAATTCGGTGAAAAACCCGAAGGGTGGGAAGCAAGCGGGAAACGAGTTAGTCGTGGAGTATATGAAACTTCTGATGGGTTCAAAATTAATGCGGACTGTAATGGTGCTGCTAATATTTTGAAAAAAGTAGCGGTGATGCTAGGAATTAATCTTAGCGGAATCAGTAGAGGCTGTTTAAGCCAGCCTCAGAAAGTTCGTTTATGGACTCTTCAGAAATCTCCGTGTCTTCAGACCGGAGAAGCTTAA
- a CDS encoding single-stranded DNA-binding protein: protein MNSCILMVEIYDQPQLRHTTEGLEVTEMIVHVPGLRADDPTHPLKVVGWGNLAKDIHQNYHAGDRVILEGRLGMNTFERPEGFKEKRAELTVQKIHPVTKNIEPSQSGEPRFQETANYQASRPTPTPTVADTAPLVTNLSSSSQPVSPQPVIQPAPNPDEIPF, encoded by the coding sequence ATGAACAGTTGTATTTTAATGGTAGAGATTTATGACCAACCTCAATTGAGACACACAACAGAGGGATTGGAAGTCACAGAGATGATAGTTCATGTGCCAGGATTACGCGCTGATGACCCTACCCATCCCCTAAAAGTAGTAGGTTGGGGAAATTTAGCTAAGGATATTCACCAGAATTATCATGCGGGTGACCGGGTCATTTTAGAGGGTCGTCTGGGAATGAACACTTTTGAGCGTCCTGAAGGATTTAAAGAGAAACGTGCGGAGTTAACAGTGCAAAAGATTCACCCTGTCACCAAAAATATAGAACCTAGCCAATCGGGTGAACCACGCTTCCAAGAGACCGCTAACTATCAAGCAAGTAGACCCACTCCAACTCCCACGGTAGCAGACACAGCACCTTTAGTAACTAACCTTAGTTCCAGTTCTCAACCGGTAAGTCCTCAACCAGTGATTCAGCCAGCACCTAATCCGGACGAGATACCATTTTAG
- a CDS encoding TldD/PmbA family protein: MSNIQQVAKNAQETARKLGIQKFDIYGSTVDDTSVQVDQGEPKQVKASNRSGVTVRVWNEENTMGVTSTTDVDLKGLELALQTAYEASFFGVKENVPDFSPEATLPIESTSKEKFAQAPVSELIDKLLLAEKELLDSHPAINGVPYNGLSQRDIERFYLNSDGALRRESHSLASIYLYSKTEQEGKKPRSAGAYRVKENVDGLDIAGCIKEAADKTISHLDYQKVKTGRYQVVFSPEAFLSLLGAFSNLFNAQNILDNQSLSQVDDLGKQIASPLLSVYDDALHPANVGAETFDGEGTPTRQVKLIEKGILTSFLHSAGTAKRLNAQPTGNASIGAKVTVSPNFYHVFAANTTEKEFSLQTAENVILIDDLQALHAGVKALQGSFSLPFDGWLVNKREKISIDSATVAGDFLELLQSIVYIEKEAELTPGGVCPRIWVGELSITGD, encoded by the coding sequence ATGTCTAATATCCAACAAGTCGCTAAAAACGCCCAGGAAACCGCTAGAAAACTGGGCATTCAAAAATTCGATATTTATGGTTCAACTGTAGATGACACTAGCGTACAAGTTGACCAAGGAGAACCCAAACAGGTAAAAGCTTCCAATCGTTCTGGGGTCACAGTCAGGGTTTGGAACGAGGAGAATACAATGGGGGTTACCAGCACCACGGATGTAGATCTCAAAGGTTTAGAATTAGCCTTGCAAACTGCTTATGAAGCCAGTTTCTTCGGGGTGAAGGAAAATGTTCCTGACTTTAGTCCAGAAGCAACATTGCCCATTGAAAGTACATCCAAAGAGAAATTTGCTCAAGCACCTGTTTCGGAACTGATTGACAAACTGCTATTGGCGGAAAAAGAACTTTTAGACTCCCACCCTGCAATTAATGGTGTACCTTATAATGGCTTATCTCAACGAGACATAGAGCGGTTTTATCTCAATAGTGATGGTGCATTAAGAAGAGAGTCTCACTCCTTAGCCTCAATTTATTTATACAGTAAAACAGAGCAGGAAGGGAAAAAGCCCCGTAGTGCTGGTGCTTATCGGGTGAAAGAAAATGTAGACGGTTTAGATATTGCAGGTTGCATCAAAGAAGCAGCAGATAAAACTATCAGTCATTTGGATTACCAAAAAGTTAAAACTGGTAGATATCAGGTAGTTTTTTCTCCTGAAGCTTTTTTGAGTTTATTGGGTGCGTTCTCTAATTTATTTAATGCCCAAAATATTCTAGATAATCAAAGTTTATCCCAGGTAGATGACCTAGGGAAGCAAATTGCCTCTCCTTTACTTTCAGTTTATGATGACGCCTTGCATCCAGCTAATGTAGGAGCAGAAACCTTTGATGGAGAGGGTACACCTACCCGTCAAGTGAAGCTAATAGAAAAGGGAATTTTAACCAGTTTTTTACACAGTGCGGGAACTGCCAAAAGACTCAATGCTCAACCTACAGGTAATGCGAGTATTGGTGCCAAAGTAACTGTGAGTCCTAATTTTTATCATGTGTTTGCTGCTAATACAACTGAAAAAGAATTCAGTTTACAAACAGCAGAAAATGTGATACTAATTGATGATTTACAGGCCCTTCATGCGGGTGTTAAAGCTTTACAAGGTTCTTTTTCCTTACCCTTTGATGGTTGGTTAGTGAACAAGCGCGAAAAAATCAGCATTGATTCAGCAACTGTGGCAGGGGATTTTCTAGAACTATTGCAGTCTATTGTTTACATAGAGAAGGAAGCAGAGTTAACACCGGGGGGGGTTTGTCCCAGAATTTGGGTAGGTGAACTTTCCATTACTGGAGACTAG
- a CDS encoding TldD/PmbA family protein has translation MLINTLLISSQIPNLNYSSTTERFDQTWEAPLATLLGLGRAAGADFVEFFLERRNYISCLAEEDIITSISPSFSTGAGVRVFRGKADCYVSTNNLTFAGLKSALEKALSILGLQLPAANAFIPEIYLELFRDYASKRGKDSWLPLCTTIREMGEILLEGTAQLHKKATHIQSRRASYFRDWQEVLVAASDGTFARDIRLTQSAGFSLLCADGSHRTSISERAGNTSDPNFLKSWDYEQSADQIAESAGKMLYADYVESGNYPIVMANHFGGVIFHEACGHLLETTQIERKTTPFADKKGEKIAHESLTAWDEGRSDNAFGTIDMDDEGMPAQRTLLIEKGVLKNFLADRTGSVRTGHPRTGSGRRQNYTFAAASRMRNTYIAPGEYTNEDLFASIDKGIYCKKMGGGSVGATGQFNFSVDEAYLIENGKVTKPLKGATLIGEAKEIMNKISLCSQDLELAPGFCGSVSGSIYTTVGQPHIKVDSITVGGR, from the coding sequence ATGCTTATAAATACCTTACTTATTTCCTCTCAAATCCCTAACTTAAATTACTCATCCACCACAGAGCGTTTTGACCAAACCTGGGAGGCTCCATTAGCAACCCTATTGGGGTTGGGGCGTGCTGCTGGTGCGGACTTTGTGGAGTTTTTTTTAGAGCGTCGTAATTACATTAGCTGTTTAGCAGAAGAAGATATTATCACCAGCATTTCACCCAGTTTCAGCACAGGTGCGGGGGTGAGGGTGTTCCGTGGCAAAGCCGATTGTTATGTTAGCACCAACAATCTTACCTTTGCGGGTTTAAAATCAGCTTTAGAAAAGGCACTTTCCATACTAGGCTTACAACTACCCGCAGCAAATGCCTTCATCCCAGAAATCTATTTGGAATTGTTCCGAGACTACGCCAGCAAAAGGGGGAAAGATAGTTGGTTACCCCTGTGTACCACAATTAGGGAAATGGGGGAAATACTGTTAGAGGGTACAGCCCAATTGCATAAAAAGGCCACCCACATTCAGTCCCGTCGTGCCAGCTATTTTCGTGATTGGCAAGAAGTATTAGTTGCAGCCAGTGATGGTACATTTGCTCGGGATATTCGCCTGACCCAATCCGCAGGTTTTAGCCTCCTGTGTGCTGACGGATCTCACCGTACATCCATCAGTGAAAGAGCGGGTAATACCAGCGATCCTAACTTCCTCAAAAGCTGGGATTATGAACAGTCAGCTGACCAAATTGCGGAATCAGCTGGTAAAATGCTTTATGCGGATTATGTAGAATCAGGGAATTACCCCATTGTCATGGCCAATCACTTTGGCGGGGTCATCTTCCATGAAGCTTGTGGACACCTATTAGAAACCACCCAAATAGAAAGAAAAACCACCCCATTTGCGGATAAAAAGGGCGAGAAAATTGCCCATGAAAGTCTAACAGCTTGGGATGAAGGGAGATCGGATAATGCTTTTGGCACAATTGACATGGATGATGAGGGAATGCCAGCCCAAAGAACATTACTCATAGAAAAAGGAGTTCTCAAAAACTTCTTAGCCGATCGAACCGGGTCTGTGAGAACTGGACACCCAAGAACGGGCAGTGGTCGCCGTCAAAATTATACCTTTGCTGCTGCCAGTCGCATGAGAAATACTTATATTGCTCCTGGAGAATACACCAACGAAGACCTGTTTGCTTCCATCGACAAGGGGATTTACTGCAAAAAAATGGGTGGAGGTAGTGTGGGTGCAACTGGGCAATTTAATTTCAGCGTTGATGAGGCCTATCTCATAGAAAATGGGAAAGTCACCAAACCTTTAAAGGGCGCTACCCTAATTGGAGAAGCTAAGGAAATCATGAACAAAATCTCCCTTTGTTCCCAGGATTTAGAATTGGCACCTGGTTTTTGTGGTTCTGTGAGTGGTAGCATTTACACCACAGTAGGACAGCCACATATTAAGGTAGATTCCATTACCGTAGGGGGAAGATAG
- the thiO gene encoding glycine oxidase ThiO, whose product MNTDILIIGGGIIGLACAVELKLRGENVTVLCRNFTEAAGHAAAGMLAPDAENIAHEAMLTLSKRSLYLYPEWVGKLEELTGLNTGYWPCGIVAPVSQKPSNHSQSPGYWLDKATIEQYQQGLGSDIVGGWWYAENGQVNNQALIQVLRSAAESLGIEFQDGVNVEAILQQQSQIMGVQTNKGLFHAGHYILAAGAWSNQLLPLPVRPCKGQMLRLRVPGIVQEIPLTRVLYGENVYIVPRKDGSIIVGATVEEVGFTPNNTAAGIQNLLNHCTRLYPSLADYSLEEMWWGFRPATPDELPILGESYCQNLTMATGHYRNGVLLAPVTAKLLADLIVSQKPDPLLSHFHYSRFEHSPVPNIPFTHSANFTDSKANNSYLKFPEFNQIDSELKIGHKVFHSRLMTGTGKYRSMGEMQASINASGCQIVTVAVRRVQTNAPGHEGLAESLDWGKIWMLPNTAGCQTAQEAIRVARLGREMAKLLGQEDNNFVKLEVIPDPKYLLPDPIGTLEAAEQLVKEGFAVLPYINADPILAKRLEEVGCATVMPLAAPIGSGQGLKTSANIQIIIENSKIPVVVDAGIGSPSEAAQAMELGADALLINSAIALAQNAPAMAYAMKLATAAGRMAYLSGRMPIKEYASASSPTTGTITSL is encoded by the coding sequence ATGAATACGGATATTTTAATTATTGGTGGTGGTATTATTGGGTTGGCCTGTGCTGTAGAGTTGAAATTAAGAGGTGAAAATGTTACGGTTTTATGTCGTAACTTTACTGAAGCAGCTGGTCATGCAGCAGCAGGTATGTTGGCTCCTGATGCTGAAAACATAGCCCATGAAGCCATGTTGACACTCAGCAAGCGATCGCTTTATTTATATCCAGAATGGGTTGGTAAGTTGGAGGAGTTGACAGGGTTGAATACGGGTTATTGGCCTTGTGGTATTGTTGCTCCCGTGAGTCAAAAACCAAGCAATCACAGCCAGTCCCCAGGTTACTGGTTGGATAAAGCAACAATTGAACAATATCAACAGGGTTTAGGATCGGATATAGTTGGTGGTTGGTGGTATGCTGAAAACGGACAGGTGAATAATCAAGCCCTGATTCAGGTTTTGCGCTCAGCAGCAGAGTCTTTAGGGATTGAATTCCAGGATGGGGTTAATGTTGAGGCAATCCTACAGCAACAGTCCCAGATTATGGGGGTTCAAACCAACAAAGGTTTATTCCACGCTGGTCACTATATTCTAGCTGCTGGTGCTTGGTCAAATCAACTGTTACCTTTACCAGTGCGTCCCTGTAAAGGACAAATGTTGCGGTTGCGCGTGCCAGGAATTGTGCAAGAAATACCTCTAACAAGAGTGTTATATGGTGAAAATGTTTATATTGTTCCTCGAAAAGACGGTTCTATTATTGTGGGTGCTACCGTGGAGGAGGTAGGGTTTACACCCAATAACACAGCAGCGGGGATTCAAAATTTACTCAACCACTGCACCCGTTTGTACCCGTCCCTGGCAGATTATTCCCTAGAAGAAATGTGGTGGGGTTTTCGTCCAGCTACACCCGATGAATTGCCCATTTTGGGTGAAAGTTACTGTCAAAACCTGACCATGGCCACCGGTCATTATCGCAATGGGGTTTTGTTAGCACCAGTGACAGCCAAACTACTAGCTGACCTGATTGTGTCACAAAAACCCGATCCCCTGCTCAGCCATTTCCATTACTCCCGCTTTGAACATTCACCCGTGCCAAACATACCATTCACTCATTCCGCTAATTTTACTGACAGCAAAGCTAATAATTCATACTTAAAATTTCCAGAATTCAACCAGATAGATTCAGAATTAAAGATTGGTCACAAGGTCTTCCATTCCAGATTAATGACCGGGACAGGAAAATATCGCAGTATGGGGGAAATGCAAGCAAGCATTAATGCTAGTGGTTGTCAAATAGTTACCGTAGCTGTGCGCAGGGTGCAAACTAATGCTCCTGGACATGAGGGTTTAGCAGAGTCCTTAGATTGGGGTAAAATTTGGATGTTGCCCAATACAGCTGGATGTCAAACCGCCCAGGAGGCCATCCGAGTAGCTCGCTTAGGTAGGGAAATGGCTAAATTGTTAGGACAAGAAGATAATAACTTTGTCAAATTGGAGGTGATACCCGATCCCAAATACTTGTTACCCGACCCCATTGGTACCTTAGAAGCAGCAGAGCAACTGGTAAAAGAAGGTTTTGCGGTGTTGCCCTATATTAATGCCGATCCAATATTAGCAAAGCGCTTAGAGGAGGTAGGATGTGCTACAGTTATGCCCTTAGCAGCTCCCATAGGTTCAGGACAGGGATTAAAAACCAGTGCCAATATTCAGATTATCATAGAAAACAGTAAAATACCAGTGGTGGTAGATGCGGGAATTGGCTCACCTTCAGAAGCAGCACAAGCCATGGAGTTAGGAGCTGATGCCTTATTAATTAATAGTGCGATCGCCCTGGCGCAGAATGCACCAGCGATGGCCTATGCTATGAAGTTAGCCACCGCAGCGGGAAGAATGGCATACCTATCAGGTAGAATGCCAATCAAAGAATATGCCAGTGCCAGTTCACCCACCACAGGAACCATCACATCCTTGTAG
- the cimA gene encoding citramalate synthase produces MTKALSKPILIYDTTLRDGSQREGLSLSIQDKLCIAHKLDQLGVPFIEGGWPGANPKDIEFFWQVGKNPLQQAQLVPFCSTRRPFSQAINEPMLEPILAAGTTWVTIFGKSWDLHVTEGIKTSLDENLSMIGDTIEYLRSQGKRVIYDAEHWFDGYKQNPDYALQTIKIAAQCGAEWLVLCDTNGGTFPQEVSQIVTIVSKSISDWSSNVHIGIHTHNDGEMAVANAITAVMAGATMVQGTINGYGERCGNANLCSLIPNLQLKLGYNCIGEHLLSQLTSTSRFVSEVVNLAPDDHAPYVGRSAFAHKGGIHVSAVERNSLTYEHIQPEQVGNLRRVVISEQAGVSNVLAKAKTLGIELDKHDPKTKEILRRIKELENEGYQFEAAEASFVLLMYEVLGLKQQFFEVQGFRVHCDLANEKNITNSLATIKVGVGGENILEVAEGNGPVAALDAALRKALLNFYPQIAEFELTDYKVRILNGNVGTSAKTRALIESGNGQARWTTVGVSTNILEASYQAVVAGLEYGLLVHFPSSVPYCKI; encoded by the coding sequence ATGACCAAAGCTCTATCCAAGCCAATTCTAATCTATGACACCACTCTCCGAGACGGCAGTCAACGGGAAGGCTTGTCATTATCTATACAAGACAAATTATGTATTGCCCATAAACTGGATCAATTAGGTGTACCTTTTATAGAAGGTGGTTGGCCAGGCGCTAATCCCAAGGATATAGAGTTCTTTTGGCAAGTGGGCAAAAATCCCCTGCAGCAAGCTCAACTAGTCCCCTTTTGCTCCACCCGTCGTCCTTTTTCCCAAGCTATTAATGAACCCATGCTAGAACCGATTTTAGCTGCGGGCACAACTTGGGTGACAATTTTTGGCAAATCTTGGGATCTACATGTTACAGAGGGCATTAAGACCTCTTTGGATGAGAATTTGTCCATGATTGGTGATACCATCGAGTATTTACGTTCCCAAGGTAAGCGGGTAATTTATGATGCTGAGCATTGGTTTGATGGATATAAGCAAAATCCAGATTATGCCTTGCAGACCATCAAAATAGCTGCCCAATGCGGTGCTGAGTGGTTAGTTTTATGTGATACTAATGGTGGAACTTTTCCCCAGGAGGTTTCCCAAATTGTTACTATTGTTAGCAAGTCAATTTCTGACTGGTCATCAAATGTCCATATTGGCATCCATACTCATAATGACGGAGAAATGGCAGTTGCTAATGCTATTACAGCTGTAATGGCGGGAGCTACAATGGTTCAGGGGACGATAAATGGTTATGGTGAACGCTGTGGCAATGCTAATCTCTGTTCTTTAATCCCCAACTTACAATTAAAACTAGGTTATAATTGTATTGGCGAACATCTACTAAGTCAACTGACATCTACAAGTCGTTTTGTCAGTGAAGTGGTTAATTTGGCACCAGATGATCACGCGCCCTATGTAGGACGTTCAGCTTTTGCTCATAAAGGTGGCATTCATGTCTCAGCTGTGGAGCGCAACTCTCTCACTTATGAACATATCCAACCGGAGCAAGTGGGGAATCTCCGTCGAGTCGTGATTTCTGAACAAGCTGGGGTAAGTAACGTTTTAGCCAAGGCAAAAACTTTGGGCATAGAATTAGATAAACATGACCCGAAAACCAAGGAAATTCTCAGACGCATTAAGGAACTAGAAAATGAAGGCTATCAATTTGAAGCTGCAGAAGCTAGTTTTGTCCTATTAATGTATGAAGTATTAGGACTCAAGCAACAGTTCTTTGAAGTCCAGGGTTTTCGAGTACATTGTGATCTAGCCAACGAAAAAAACATCACCAACTCCCTAGCTACAATTAAGGTAGGTGTGGGGGGAGAAAATATTTTAGAGGTAGCAGAAGGAAACGGTCCCGTTGCAGCTTTAGACGCAGCGTTACGTAAAGCGCTGTTGAATTTTTACCCTCAAATTGCCGAGTTTGAACTAACAGACTACAAAGTGAGAATTCTCAATGGTAATGTGGGCACCTCTGCCAAAACCCGGGCCCTAATTGAGTCTGGTAATGGTCAAGCACGTTGGACAACCGTAGGAGTATCCACTAATATTTTGGAAGCTTCCTATCAAGCGGTGGTAGCAGGTTTGGAATATGGTTTACTAGTACATTTTCCATCTTCCGTTCCCTACTGTAAAATCTAA